In Aedes albopictus strain Foshan chromosome 3, AalbF5, whole genome shotgun sequence, the following are encoded in one genomic region:
- the LOC134290091 gene encoding uncharacterized protein LOC134290091, whose amino-acid sequence MNAESKDYFSASPKSTRAGDCSNHSRPASHDKNNHGKYSTRAGDCGGNSRPASYGQNSHGEYSPVSNTQATPSRRSAHIALRLQQLQEERAIQQREWQAEMKAIEQERIALKAKYDLLEQELALRRKSGKYNHDVSGGVIAVKQDTVLGDQTSSPDQKKTNLNGPIATLKKQTPVDQPVETRKQSVQLIQKDVSGDLRKTSGVQLRIIRAYSKCIQKGRNLTINSSSIDDVNDETADGDFGSTKQIATVDTATATYLRAREPDVKGERFQCVMDRCREVHRINNKTREMLRVFVRKKFTSPTIQLCIFNKHLFTNIFHPSGYASLNTDEFWKQQITNTCQTIKSRMKLFSIRLSTHTGQVSNARYSTMHSIEVSIVFADFRSTIFWLKLNINKPIGFVNVSKLFVCHRMSHNSFENKKRKFVVCSKCVDFVDSVCFPMDIHHALLQSNRTRHLGNGLDSDVVNYKMVFDELHTHLRIDIHNKDYILRKLDTFLLFNNSAVDVWCYLLAERGSGMAKAHICNMTDESVGQMSSVSVWSSVKLQFEIGGNRGKDIGETVVPQRKARCNQSISFIKNSQNLPEGEERDSREEEQGTLPPVPMQPEDPPGPSQNMGPGDPNLMPGEPPPPPGQENLNGLQRAIDSMEETRYSQLLVLRATSKQQNLNSSQLHQLRSQLMAYLLLACQRLGGSPPQYSTLPAIPYPGGQQGGPSPQPGMQQQQPPQPGPPQGPPDILPGKFGSLEPGKPAAGRMPPRHQSPVAGMTIGGQQPPSQQQMVPIQTKRPSSQGPAGAGPRTAAQAPAIQLNQKQKRVTTVAKSVGLDPIIILEERENRMPARIALRMEDCRIQTQIELRAVRVLNILRQLRLEIVQCTTETAVNVKTYEHTKRQGLCEARATEKLEKQQKLKAERKHMESGDIHLDMDCEMHDCYVTVGEIAFGKTIAGDAAPFLRDLYYLLQNHHGWEYVISEDEDYVVVDDEDLDEKEKKKVSQGNPQKYVCFELVERIPSIIVLT is encoded by the coding sequence ATGAACGCTGAATCGAAAGATTACTTCTCGGCATCGCCGAAATCAACGCGAGCAGGAGACTGCAGCAATCATTCGCGCCCTGCTTCGCACGACAAGAATAATCACGGTAAATATTCAACGCGAGCAGGAGACTGCGGCGGCAATTCGCGCCCTGCCTCGTACGGGCAAAATAGTCATGGGGAGTATTCACCAGTGAGCAACACCCAGGCAACACCCAGTCGAAGGTCTGCCCATATTGCCCTCCGCTTGCAACAGCTTCAGGAAGAGCGCGCAATCCAGCAGCGCGAATGGCAGGCCGAAATGAAGGCAATAGAGCAAGAGAGGATTGCTCTAAAGGCAAAATATGACTTGCTGGAGCAAGAATTGGCACTGCGTAGAAAATCTGGCAAATATAATCATGACGTCAGTGGTGGAGTGATCGCAGTGAAGCAAGACACAGTGCTCGGCGACCAAACATCCTCACCTGACCAGAAGAAGACGAATCTGAATGGGCCAATTGCCACCTTGAAGAAGCAGACACCGGTTGACCAGCCAGTGGAAACGCGGAAACAATCGGTACAGCTGATACAGAAAGATGTCTCTGGCGATCTGCGGAAAACAAGTGGAGTTCAGCTGCGAATTATCCGCGCGTACTCCAAATGTATTCAGAAGGGAAGGAACTTGACCATCAATTCCAGTTCAATTGATGACGTCAACGACGAAACTGCCGATGGAGATTTCGGATCTACGAAGCAAATTGCCACAGTTGATACAGCGACAGCAACGTACCTTCGTGCGCGCGAACCAGATGTGAAAGGGGAGCGGTTTCAATGTGTGATGGATAGATGTCGAGAGGTACACCGCATCAACAACAAGACTCGGGAAATGTTGCGAGTATTTGTGAGAAAGAAATTCACTTCGCCAACGATCCAGCTTTGCATCTTTAACAAACATCTCTTCACTAACATCTTTCATCCCTCTGGTTACGCATCGTTAAATACCGATGAGTTTTGGAAGCAACAAATAACAAACACATGCCAAACGATAAAAAGCAGGATGAAATTATTCAGCATTCGGCTGAGTACACACACCGGGCAAGTGAGCAACGCTCGATACTCAACTATGCACTCAATCGAAGTATCAATAGTGTTCGCTGACTTTCGATCGACTATTTTTTGGCTTAAGCTGAACATAAACAAGCCGATCGGGTTTGTCAATGTCAGCAAGCTCTTCGTATGCCATCGTATGTCACACAACAGCTTTGAAAACAAGAAACGAAAGTTTGTTGTGTGCAGTAAATGTGTCGATTTCGTCGATTCGGTATGTTTTCCCATGGATATCCATCATGCACTGTTACAATCAAACAGAACTCGCCACTTAGGCAACGGACTGGACTCGGACGTGGTAAACTACAAGATGGTCTTCGATGAGCTACATACGCATCTGAGGATCGACATCCACAACAAGGACTACATTCTTCGTAAACTGGACACTTTCCTGTTGTTCAACAACTCCGCCGTTGATGTCTGGTGTTATCTTCTGGCTGAGCGCGGAAGCGGTATGGCGAAAGCACACATCTGCAACATGACTGATGAAAGCGTCGGTCAGATGAGTTCAGTCAGTGTTTGGAGTAGTGTGAAGCTCCAATTCGAGATCGGAGGGAACCGAGGGAAGGACATCGGCGAGACTGTCGTCCCACAGCGGAAAGCACGCTGCAACCAATCAATTTCCTTTATCAAGAATAGTCAAAACCTGCCCGAAGGCGAGGAGAGAGATAGCCGCGAAGAAGAGCAGGGCACACTACCGCCGGTTCCAATGCAGCCAGAAGATCCCCCAGGTCCGAGCCAAAACATGGGTCCCGGAGACCCCAACTTGATGCCCGGTGAACCACCGCCTCCACCCGGTCAAGAGAACCTAAACGGTCTCCAGCGAGCCATCGATTCCATGGAGGAGACGCGATATTCGCAACTGTTGGTCCTTCGTGCTACATCGAAGCAACAGAACTTGAATTCTTCCCAACTGCACCAGCTGCGTAGTCAACTCATGGCCTACCTTTTGTTGGCATGCCAGCGGTTGGGTGGATCACCACCGCAATATTCAACGCTGCCGGCTATCCCATATCCAGGAGGTCAACAAGGGGGACCATCACCGCAACCGGGAATGCAACAGCAGCAACCGCCTCAACCTGGCCCTCCACAGGGTCCACCGGATATACTGCCTGGAAAATTCGGTTCTCTGGAACCGGGCAAGCCTGCTGCCGGTAGAATGCCACCACGCCACCAAAGTCCCGTGGCTGGAATGACTATAGGAGGTCAACAACCTCCTTCTCAGCAGCAAATGGTACCTATTCAAACAAAACGACCCAGTTCTCAAGGACCCGCTGGAGCAGGACCTCGTACGGCTGCCCAGGCACCCGCAATCCAACTAAATCAAAAGCAGAAACGCGTTACAACCGTTGCCAAGTCAGTTGGCCTAGATCCGATCATCATTCTGGAAGAACGCGAGAATCGAATGCCTGCCCGAATCGCTCTAAGAATGGAAGATTGCCGGATCCAGACTCAGATCGAGCTCCGGGCCGTGCGAGTTTTGAACATCCTACGTCAGCTCCGGTTGGAAATTGTCCAATGCACCACGGAGACTGCCGTCAACGTCAAGACCTACGAGCATACTAAGCGCCAAGGATTATGTGAAGCCCGAGCTACCGAGAAGCTTGAGAAACAGCAAAAGCTAAAAGCCGAGAGGAAGCATATGGAGAGCGGTGACATTCATCTGGATATGGACTGCGAAATGCACGATTGCTACGTAACAGTGGGTGAAATTGCTTTCGGCAAGACGATCGCCGGCGATGCTGCTCCGTTTTTGCGCGATTTGTACTACTTGTTGCAGAACCATCACGGATGGGAGTACGTTATTTCGGAAGATGAGGActacgtcgtcgtcgacgacgaagaTTTGGATGAAAAGGAAAAGAAGAAGGTTAGTCAAGGCAATCCACAGAAATATGTGTGCTTCGAGTTAGTGGAAAGAATTCCATCAATAATTGTATTAACATAG